One part of the Triplophysa rosa linkage group LG5, Trosa_1v2, whole genome shotgun sequence genome encodes these proteins:
- the kcnn1a gene encoding small conductance calcium-activated potassium channel protein 1a isoform X3: MRHRYAGAVHQHQTNDTDDRDYPSISARFQKEEPRPVATLFSLPPPPPSIKERPTSSHQSRHVLSCPERTTRKGVRDCEPQHSECLLLTGHSIYAQGAHGDRQTPCSSRSQELRGASTGYQCHSEGLSQSRHCSHSPQHKSSVSPQPSPSDLLLLLPPPPLPSRISNTRDSRQTIANYKQEIAQHCVGEGGRRDQNQLLQQPCYNQTGDRQQRDPSFELLFPNSGQGQVDACEEKRRLIEPQAPLRAQRQLLLGSSLPINYCIGGSGEVCGNNEALLQQQHQRQQADAQKHSLQWQQSDRDARYQESKIALCQPEQQQHHEAQNVRSLVRNSSVSSSENSSPPYGSSSQLWPEPHEKEERKNRTGTHKAHAERTKLSHAGSEPYLSESSHSLPQIAMNSCKYNGGVVRPLGSLAASRRNLAEHDSETQPLQTLHSSGLEVVVSKGGGGEDPSKASNESLVRESGNAPQKKNKDIGYKLGHRRALFEKRKRLSDYALIFGMFGIVVMVTETELSWGVYTKESSYSFALKCLISLSTVILLGLIIMYHAREIQLFMVDNGADDWRIAMTYERIFFIVLELLVCAIHPIPGHYVFTWTARLAFTYVPSVADADVDIILSIPMFLRLYLIGRVMLLHSKLFTDASSRSIGALNKINFNTRFVMKTLMTICPGTVLLVFSISSWIIAAWTVRVCERYHDKQEVTSNFLGAMWLISITFLSIGYGDMVPHTYCGKGVCLLTGIMGAGCTALVVAVVARKLELTKAEKHVHNFMMDTQLCKRVKNTAANVLRETWLIYKHTKLVKKIDHAKVRKHQRKFLQAIHQTKPTASNAILTSIFSGHINLYLSCLPLP; encoded by the exons ATGCGGCATCGATACGCGGGAGCTGTCCACCAGCACCAGACCAACGACACGGACGATCGTGACTACCCGAGCATTTCAGCGCGCTTTCAGAAGGAAGAACCTCGTCCGGTGGCCACTCTCTTTAGCCTGCCGCCCCCACCTCCATCCATAAAGGAGCGTCCCACCTCCTCGCATCAGAGCCGACATGTACTGTCTTGTCCGGAGCGCACCACCAGAAAAGGTGTCCGTGACTGTGAACCGCAGCACAGCGAGTGCCTGCTTTTGACCGGTCACAGCATCTACGCGCAGGGAGCGCACGGTGACCGTCAGACGCCTTGTTCGTCTAGGAGCCAGGAGCTTCGAGGGGCCTCAACCGGCTATCAGTGTCATTCCGAGGGGCTCTCACAGAGCCGTCACTGCAGCCATTCTCCTCAGCACAAATCTTCTGTTTCCCCGCAGCCCTCCCCATCTGATCTGCTTCTGCTGCTGCCCCCGCCGCCGTTGCCTTCGCGCATTTCCAATACGCGGGATAGTCGCCAAACGATTGCTAATTACAAACAAGAAATCGCACAGCATTGCGTCGGGGAGGGGGGGCGTCGAGACCAAAACCAGTTGCTGCAGCAACCCTGTTATAATCAAACAGGGGATCGTCAACAAAGGGACCCCTCCTTTGAGCTACTCTTTCCAAACTCTGGTCAAGGACAGGTAGACGCATGTGAGGAAAAGAGACGATTAATTGAGCCCCAGGCTCCATTGCGGGCTCAACGACAATTACTGCTGGGCAGTAGCTTGCCTATCAACTACTGCATCGGCGGATCGGGCGAAGTGTGCGGAAATAACGAGGCGCTGTTGCAGCAACAGCATCAGCGGCAGCAGGCAGACGCGCAGAAGCACAGCCTCCAGTGGCAACAGAGTGACCGAGACGCCAGGTACCAGGAGAGCAAAATCGCACTCTGTCAACCAGAGCAGCAGCAGCATCATGAAGCACAAAATGTACGCTCGTTGGTGAGGAACTCGTCGGTCTCCagcagtgaaaatagcagccCCCCGTACGGCTCCAGCAGTCAACTGTGGCCAGAGCCCCACGAAAAGGAGGAAAGGAAAAACCGAACGGGCACACATAAG GCACATGCTGAGCGAACAAAGCTGAGCCATGCTGGATCCGAGCCCTACCTCTCCGAGAGCAGTCACTCACTCCCTCAGATAGCCATGAACAGTTGCAAGTACAATGGAGGAGTGGTAAGACCGCTGGGCAGCCTGGCGGCGTCACGACGCAACCTAGCAGAGCATGACTCTGAGACCCAGCCGCTCCAGACTCTTCACAGCTCCGGCCTGGAAGTGGTCGTCTCCAAGGGCGGCGGCGGCGAGGATCCCAGCAAAGCGTCCAATGAGAGCTTGGTCAGAGAGAGCGGCAATGCAccacagaagaaaaataaagatattgGCTACAAGTTGGGCCACAGGAGGGCTCTTTTTGAGAAGCGCAAGCGGCTTAGTGACTATGCCCTGATATTTGGTATGTTTGGAATCGTTGTAATGGTAACAGAGACGGAACTCTCCTGGGGGGTTTACACTAAG GAATCTTCATATTCATTTGCACTGAAATGCCTTATCAGCCTTTCCACTGTTATTTTGCTTGGTCTTATAATAATGTACCACGCTCGGGAAATACAG CTGTTCATGGTGGACAACGGGGCGGACGACTGGAGGATAGCCATGACGTACGAGCGTATTTTCTTCATAGTACTAGAGCTGCTGGTGTGTGCCATTCACCCAATCCCGGGCCATTATGTCTTCACGTGGACAGCCCGGCTGGCCTTCACATACGTGCCCTCTGTGGCCGACGCCGACGTAGACATCATCCTTTCCATCCCCATGTTCCTCCGCCTCTACCTGATTGGCCGGGTCATGCTCCTCCATAGCAAGCTATTCACCGACGCGTCTTCGCGTAGTATAGGTGCCCTCAACAAGATCAACTTCAACACGCGCTTCGTCATGAAAACCCTCATGACCATCTGCCCTGGCACCGTGCTGCTGGTCTTCAGTATCTCCTCGTGGATCATTGCAGCCTGGACTGTTCGGGTCTGTGAGAG GTATCATGACAAACAGGAAGTCACAAGTAACTTTCTTGGGGCTATGTGGCTGATTTCCATAACTTTCCTATCAATTGGCTATGGAGATATGGTCCCTCATACGTACTGTGGAAAAGGGGTCTGTCTTCTCACAGGAATCATG GGAGCTGGCTGCACTGCCCTTGTAGTCGCAGTGGTAGCCAGAAAGTTAGAACTGACGAAGGCCGAAAAGCACGTCCACAATTTCATGATGGACACCCAACTTTGTAAACGA GTAAAGAACACAGCTGCCAATGTACTCAGGGAAACATGGCTCATCTACAAACACACCAAATTAGTGAAGAAGATAGATCATGCCAAAGTGCGCAAACATCAGCGCAAGTTCTTACAGGCCATTCACCA AACCAAGCCCACAGCAAGCAATGCCATTCTCACAAGCATTTTCAGCGGTCACATAAACCTCTACCTCAGCTGTTTGCCACTTCCCTAG